In Lentilactobacillus sp. SPB1-3, the sequence AGAAAAGAGATAAACAATGATTATTAGTGATGATAATTTTAAAGACATATTAAACACACGTTCATCCTATTGGCCAAAGAAAGCAGATTTTGAAGAAAGCCAATTCACTTGTCCAATATGTAAAGCAAATCATGCGGCCAACACTATTAAACTACTACCAGAAATTCAAGAATCAGACAAATCAAGTGAGCTAATTAGAAAAGACCTACTATTCGCTGTAGAATGTCACTCTTGCCATAAGGAATCTATAGTGATGCTTACTTATTCAACTGATTTATCTATAGACGATTTATTATCACTAGACGATGTTTCGTCTATAGACAATTATTCCATCAAAGAACAAGTGATTTTCCCTAAAGTTTATAATTCGACTATTCCTTCACCTAGCAATGACATGCCTGAAGATGCTAAAGATACTTATAACGAAGCAGTGTCAATAATTGACCTATCGCCTAGAGCGTCTGCAGCTCTTGCTAGGTTAGCTACTCAACAATTAATAGATAACATCGTTCCTGGAAACGGCAACTTAAACGATAAAATTGGTAAATTAGTACAAAATGGTTTACCAGAAGAGGTTCAAAGAATGCTCGATTCATTAAGGGTCATCGGTAATAATTCTGTTCATCCTGGACAAATTGATTTCACTGATAAAGAAGATGCCTTAAACATAGCTAAAAGCTTACTAATTATGTTGAACACAATAACTAGCAGACTAATAACCGAGCAAAAAGAATTAGATAAAATCTACGATATGATTCCTGATGGAGCCAAGAAATCCATTGTACACAGAGATAACAAGTAAATAATCGTAATTAACTATCTTGATTGGCCGATGGCAAATGCTTACGGCTTTTTTCTTTACGCTTTTTTTCTAATTCTTTATCTATCTTCTCTAACAGTCTTAATTCGGCACGGCAACTGACTAATCCATAATCAGATTTAAACATCAATCCCACCAGCCTTCATGGCGACCTAGCCACCGAATAGCTGGTTCACTCAAAATAATAATTATTACTGCAATTACGGTCTGCATAGGCCACCTCCTTTAAATATGTCGTTTAAATTACTTAGAATTTTTTATTCTGGCGTTCATAGTGCTTTTGATCAGTTTGCTAAAAGCCCGTTGTCTTAGTTTCATTTCATATTCAGCGGTTGGACGAAAATGAGACTTCTGCAAATAATGATTCAAATCTTCAATTATAAGTAAAGTTTGCGACATGCTATTACTCCTTTGCTAGATATCCATTGGATCGTCGTATAGACTTTCGTAATGGTAACTTTCCATAAGCGG encodes:
- a CDS encoding DUF4145 domain-containing protein, encoding MLTYSTDLSIDDLLSLDDVSSIDNYSIKEQVIFPKVYNSTIPSPSNDMPEDAKDTYNEAVSIIDLSPRASAALARLATQQLIDNIVPGNGNLNDKIGKLVQNGLPEEVQRMLDSLRVIGNNSVHPGQIDFTDKEDALNIAKSLLIMLNTITSRLITEQKELDKIYDMIPDGAKKSIVHRDNK